The Silene latifolia isolate original U9 population chromosome X, ASM4854445v1, whole genome shotgun sequence genome contains the following window.
TGTTCTCAAATTTCAGGACACTCACTTAAATTTCAGCCTCTCAAAATATAAGAGTAAATATAATGAAATGCACTGTATACTCTTACGAAGCATTTTTTTGTACAAAGACAATAATACAAGGTGCAATGTTTCTTCTCATAACACAGTTTGGTTACATTGAAAATCAAATCACCGCTTTGAAAAAACAAAACTTCTATAAACACACCATGAAGACTGGAGAGTAACAATTTACCTCTGAGCACGTTTAGGACTCGATGCAACAGAACGGATGGGTCTGTTTGCTCAAAATCCTGGGCGGCTTCTCCAGCTACCAAAGCTACAAGTACTGCACCACCTGAAACAGTGTGGTAGCCATAGAAAAGAAAAAACTCCCCTCGCTCATGGCTATGGTTGCTCAGACGACCAAAAGTGTCAAGCTCTTCCCCCCAAAAAACAGAAGGAAATACCATAGCAACTTTATTAAGTAAACCAAAGCCCAGCCTGTCGATGGCATCAAGCTTTCTTTTCGGCAATTCAGGTTCGAAGGTGATAGTCTTTCGCTTCAGCACACCAAGAGGTGCAGTGCACAAGACAATATCAGATTGAAATATCTGGTCTCCCGCTACCACTTCAACACCATCAATTCCATACCTTATAGTGTGAACAGTCTTCTCATACAATATAGGAACTCCTTCACACAATGCTCTAATCAGCCTCCAATTTCCACCAGCAAGGAAGCAATGGTCACCACCCATTTCATATGGATCATCCTGATCCCAATAGGCACCGGAGAGCTCAGACAAACATCCGGCATTTGCATATTCCAAGTTTGCAAAATGCCAGTCAAGAAGTTCACGCTCCTCCTTACTTTTGGCTACAGAATAAAGCTCCCGAAGTTTATCCAATATAGAACCCAAAGAAATATCATTTGCAAATCCACCCATAATTTTCCTCAACTCAGTTACTTTATCCAACAAGCGATTAAATGTAAACTCAACACGAGAATCTACGTCTTTATCAATTTCAGTCCCATCTGGTTTGTACAATGGACATTTATCTCTCACTTTATGTAACGGTATTGACAGTTGCCTAGCCAGAACTCCTAAAGGATTAGCATGAATGCCAGTAATGACACTTCCACCGAGCTCAACTGCAGCATACTTCCCATTGCTACCCATTTTCTGAGTGTACACTCTACCCCAGTGACGACTTCTTCCTTCTAGAACAATAACTTTGAAACCAAACGATAATAGCTGCCTAGCTGCAGCAAGACCTGCAAGTCCAGCGCCAATTATAACAACAGACCCTTCGGATGCCTCCTCGGGAATTTGAGAACTAAACGGCAATGAAACCCCAAAATTGATAAACCCATTATACAAAAGAAAGTCATAAGCAGCAGACATCAAATGTTCAACGTCACTACACACAGTTTCCCTTATTTGCGCCTTGGCAAGCCACGCCCCAACATTAGCCCTCCATCTAGAAAGGATATGATTCCTCACAACAATGTAGTCATTCTGTTCTTTCCCACCTAGCTCACTCACAACGCCCGCCTTAATCTCTTCATCAAGCAAAGCGTCAATGGGAAAACCAAGTGACATGGCTAACATTGCCTCGATCTCAGTTTCCTTCTCAATGGCTTCCATAGTCCTGTGTTTTTTCTTCAAGGGCCCACCCAAATGCCTCTCTATAAATTCATCCATCAACTTCTCATCATAGTTTTTCAAACTAACTTTCCTCCTCAATGATCTCTTCGGAATAACCCCGTCCGAAGCTGGGGCCGAACCATTTGGGGTCTCCATACTGTCACTTCCCCCAGCTCTAACTCAAACAACACACAATCCAAACAATACAACAAATCTTACAACTTAATTAACTCAAACCCATTATTGCACTACAATAAACCATCACTTCTTCAATCAATCAGTACTATTTCATAACCATTAACAACAAAAGCCAAGTTTTTTCCTAGAATATGCATCTACAAATTTACACAAGAATAGAAAAAATCAACAAAGTAAGAAAATGGCAGTCATTAATTCACAAAATAACATCTGGGCATACCTTCAAATAGTCAGTAAATTCAGAATCTAGGTCATTAGAGAGATTTAAGAACAAAGATAAAATGGTTATTTTTGGCGGGTAATTGTGCGAAAATTAAggtattattgggtaattaacaAAAGAAATGGATTTAATGAAATGGGTATTAGAGATTGAATCTCTTAAAAAAATGGAGTTAATTTGTTGGGAGATTAGAAGGATTGAAATTAGGGTTCTTGGTTGCTAATTAAATGATTAGTTGGTGGTAGTAGAGATGTGAAAAGGAGGGAAAGGGGGAACTTATTTTAGTTTTGCATCGAAGTGTGTGAGTCGTATGACACAAAAGGAGGtggaaaaaaattggaaaatttgaGTGGAGGGAAGTGGGACAGTTTTTAGTGGGTCCATATTCTATTTATTTGTTCACATTATTGAGTAGGTTACCCAAACCTCTCCCTAACCAACAAACTATGCTACTACTATTTTAGTTTTGGTAAATGGGTTAATAATATTTGTGCAAGTCAGGGTAATTCAGGTCGGGTTAGTTGATATTATTGGAGTAGTTGTTAAGTTATTTGGGATAATTTAGTATGCGATGATATATATTTGGGTCAAATAGAATAGAGTCGGTTGCTGGTTAAATTGTGTCGTTTGTTTGGTCGCAAGTCAGGTTATTAGGTTCATCAATTGAATTGATTTTGACGTATCTAACTACTACCAGTTATTTGATCCGAGTCCTTCCGAATGGTATATATTGTTATAGCAAAAATCTACATTTTTACACTTGATGACGTGGCATCTTATTATTGGTTGAAGGAAAGGGACATGGGTTGCTAGGGTGGCATGAATTGGTCAACTAAACAATGGTATATAGCACATGGAGATAAAGCAATAACGGGGAAGTTTGTTACACAAATTAAGCTGAAGAATAGGGCATGGTGAGTGGATCCAGGAAGTTG
Protein-coding sequences here:
- the LOC141617367 gene encoding lysine-specific histone demethylase 1 homolog 2-like, coding for METPNGSAPASDGVIPKRSLRRKVSLKNYDEKLMDEFIERHLGGPLKKKHRTMEAIEKETEIEAMLAMSLGFPIDALLDEEIKAGVVSELGGKEQNDYIVVRNHILSRWRANVGAWLAKAQIRETVCSDVEHLMSAAYDFLLYNGFINFGVSLPFSSQIPEEASEGSVVIIGAGLAGLAAARQLLSFGFKVIVLEGRSRHWGRVYTQKMGSNGKYAAVELGGSVITGIHANPLGVLARQLSIPLHKVRDKCPLYKPDGTEIDKDVDSRVEFTFNRLLDKVTELRKIMGGFANDISLGSILDKLRELYSVAKSKEERELLDWHFANLEYANAGCLSELSGAYWDQDDPYEMGGDHCFLAGGNWRLIRALCEGVPILYEKTVHTIRYGIDGVEVVAGDQIFQSDIVLCTAPLGVLKRKTITFEPELPKRKLDAIDRLGFGLLNKVAMVFPSVFWGEELDTFGRLSNHSHERGEFFLFYGYHTVSGGAVLVALVAGEAAQDFEQTDPSVLLHRVLNVLRGIYNPKGVDVPNPIQTACTRWGNDPLSYGSYSHVRVGSTGFDYDILAENVGNRLFFAGEATTRKYPATMHGAFLSGLREAGHIYRTTRTQQLNGRKCGQKAPGPIFDTLVDLFRRPDLVLGKFIFVLDPFTEDRRSLGLLRVSFDDLSSELCSGCSSLVDRGVKCPEHSCLPLQLYAIVSREMVEQLQQVNGSDRDRMSFLFKNLGVKLMGSSALGTLGNSVITGLSIARRGRGRQRLGAGTQCII